A portion of the Edaphobacter bradus genome contains these proteins:
- the rplS gene encoding 50S ribosomal protein L19, with protein sequence MSIHPIMQKLSAKLQRTDIPEFGPGDTVRVQVKIREGEKERLQAFEGMVIATRKGAQGTFTVRKMSFGQGVERIFPYNSKVVDKVEKVRSYEVRRAKLFYLRGLRGKAARLREVERTS encoded by the coding sequence ATGTCTATTCATCCCATCATGCAGAAGTTGTCCGCCAAGTTGCAGCGGACTGATATTCCCGAGTTCGGTCCCGGCGACACTGTCCGCGTGCAGGTCAAGATCCGCGAGGGCGAGAAGGAGCGTTTGCAGGCCTTCGAAGGTATGGTTATTGCGACGCGCAAGGGCGCGCAGGGCACCTTCACGGTCCGCAAGATGAGCTTCGGCCAGGGCGTCGAGCGCATCTTCCCTTACAACTCCAAGGTCGTCGACAAGGTCGAGAAGGTTCGCTCCTACGAGGTTCGTCGTGCGAAGCTGTTCTACCTGCGTGGTCTGCGCGGCAAGGCCGCCCGTCTGCGCGAGGTCGAGCGCACAAGCTAA
- a CDS encoding ribonuclease HII, whose amino-acid sequence MPRVPGTVTAATAKQRMLKQLVCSDAPEQALRYNGFRVIAGVDEVGRGALFGPVVAAAVILPERMNSLARAGLRDSKQLDRKQREKLDRKIRRMALAVSVAEVDAETIDRVNIYQATRLAMLEAVQSLAIAPDHLLIDAMRLDHPCAQTKLIYGDSLSLSIAAASVVAKVHRDALMRELDEVHPGYGLASHKGYATPAHRRALAAQGPSTLHRRSFAPVRAADPAAAIEETVSGELFGRGLEEEAEWASD is encoded by the coding sequence ATGCCCCGCGTTCCAGGAACCGTTACTGCCGCTACGGCCAAACAGCGCATGCTGAAGCAGCTTGTCTGCAGCGATGCTCCCGAGCAGGCGCTGCGCTACAACGGCTTCCGCGTTATCGCCGGCGTTGACGAGGTCGGGCGCGGTGCGCTGTTCGGGCCTGTCGTCGCTGCAGCGGTGATTCTGCCGGAGCGGATGAACAGCCTGGCTCGTGCGGGCCTGAGGGACTCCAAACAACTCGACCGCAAGCAGCGCGAGAAGTTGGATCGCAAGATTCGGCGCATGGCGCTCGCGGTGAGCGTGGCCGAGGTCGATGCGGAGACGATTGATCGCGTCAACATCTACCAGGCGACGCGACTGGCCATGCTCGAGGCGGTTCAGAGCCTTGCGATTGCGCCCGATCATCTCCTCATCGATGCGATGCGGCTCGATCATCCCTGCGCGCAGACGAAGCTGATCTACGGCGACTCGCTGAGCCTCTCGATCGCGGCGGCCTCCGTGGTTGCCAAGGTGCATCGCGACGCTCTGATGCGAGAGCTCGATGAGGTGCATCCTGGCTATGGGCTGGCCAGCCACAAGGGCTATGCCACGCCCGCTCACCGACGCGCGCTGGCTGCGCAGGGGCCTTCGACGCTGCACCGGCGGTCGTTTGCTCCAGTGCGTGCGGCCGATCCCGCTGCGGCGATCGAGGAGACAGTCTCCGGCGAGTTATTCGGCCGAGGACTCGAGGAGGAAGCCGAGTGGGCCAGCGACTAA
- a CDS encoding PIG-L deacetylase family protein, translating into MGQRLMCVIAHPDDECYAFGGALALAADSGVETSVVCMTDGQAARNRGGAASAEELGRMRREEFAASCKVLGVTHHELLDYDDGRLEFVEFSRAASRLVERMRRFRPQVVITFGGDGGANAHADHMVVSALTTAAFHWCGQAKRFPELGAVHQPSRLFYATTSVFLPGRHAPKPMPWSVELDISGVLERKFDAFRQHVSQAPLMDQTRAFFEKLGAKEFYALAAAVEPQPAVLRDSLFDGLSGD; encoded by the coding sequence GTGGGCCAGCGACTAATGTGTGTCATCGCGCATCCGGATGATGAGTGCTACGCGTTCGGCGGCGCGCTGGCGCTGGCGGCCGACAGCGGCGTTGAGACGTCTGTGGTGTGTATGACCGACGGCCAGGCAGCGAGAAATCGCGGCGGCGCGGCGTCAGCCGAGGAGCTGGGAAGAATGCGCCGCGAGGAGTTTGCCGCCTCGTGCAAGGTGCTGGGCGTGACGCATCATGAACTGCTCGATTACGACGATGGCAGGCTCGAGTTCGTCGAGTTTTCTCGCGCGGCCAGTCGACTGGTCGAGCGAATGCGCCGCTTTCGCCCGCAGGTGGTGATCACCTTCGGGGGCGATGGCGGCGCGAATGCTCACGCTGACCACATGGTGGTTTCTGCGCTGACAACGGCCGCGTTCCACTGGTGCGGTCAGGCGAAGCGCTTTCCTGAGCTTGGCGCCGTGCACCAGCCCAGCCGGCTGTTCTACGCGACGACAAGTGTGTTTCTGCCCGGCAGACACGCTCCGAAGCCGATGCCGTGGTCGGTCGAGCTGGACATCAGCGGCGTGCTCGAGAGAAAGTTCGACGCCTTCCGCCAGCATGTCTCGCAAGCTCCGTTGATGGATCAGACACGGGCCTTTTTCGAGAAGCTCGGCGCGAAGGAGTTTTATGCTCTGGCGGCCGCGGTGGAACCACAACCAGCTGTGTTAAGAGACAGCCTATTCGATGGACTCTCCGGGGATTGA
- a CDS encoding PilZ domain-containing protein has product MGQVVKSNGDNPVRTAVRFPMRLNLHLQTEQGVLEAVTENISANGLLFVSDSLPAVDSRIEFTIEMPSSVMGSATDVTIHCIGRVVRHYLEGGEKKAAAVIDEYFLKA; this is encoded by the coding sequence GTGGGCCAGGTGGTGAAGTCGAACGGAGACAATCCGGTTCGCACTGCTGTGCGTTTTCCGATGAGACTGAATCTTCATCTGCAGACCGAGCAAGGCGTTCTGGAGGCTGTTACGGAAAATATCTCTGCCAATGGCCTGCTGTTCGTAAGTGATAGCCTGCCGGCTGTAGACAGCAGGATCGAGTTCACAATCGAGATGCCATCTTCAGTGATGGGGTCGGCGACGGATGTGACGATCCACTGTATTGGCCGCGTGGTCCGGCACTATCTGGAAGGCGGAGAGAAGAAGGCGGCTGCTGTAATCGACGAATATTTTCTAAAGG